In Clostridium swellfunianum, a genomic segment contains:
- a CDS encoding alpha/beta fold hydrolase, whose amino-acid sequence MEDKARHLVFENLNCEIHYWYRKGTTNKWVLFFHGAGVDHEMFNEQFKAFDDTYNLVAWDSRGHGLSKLEQGKKFQFKDMISDCKKLYEIYNIDKAVLIGQSMGGNLVQEISYYYPELVEKSVLIDCTKNTGKLTSMEKCSLKCTKFIFNCYPWKLLIKQSANACGNKASVRKYVRDCFERIDKKTFIDIMTDLIGCLHYDPEFKFKRPMLLLCGSDDKTGNIKKIAEAWAKGDSNCTFYFIDNAGHNSNQDNPEMVNKLIIDFINN is encoded by the coding sequence ATGGAGGATAAAGCCAGACATTTGGTATTTGAAAATTTGAATTGTGAGATTCATTACTGGTATAGAAAGGGAACAACAAATAAATGGGTACTATTTTTTCATGGAGCAGGTGTTGATCATGAAATGTTCAATGAGCAATTTAAGGCTTTTGATGATACCTACAATTTAGTTGCTTGGGATTCTCGAGGACACGGTTTGTCTAAATTGGAGCAAGGGAAAAAATTTCAGTTTAAAGATATGATTAGCGACTGCAAAAAATTATATGAAATTTATAATATTGATAAAGCAGTTCTTATAGGACAGTCAATGGGAGGCAATCTAGTTCAGGAAATATCGTATTATTATCCAGAACTAGTAGAGAAATCAGTGCTGATTGATTGTACTAAAAACACAGGTAAACTCACATCTATGGAGAAGTGTTCATTGAAATGTACTAAGTTTATATTTAATTGCTATCCATGGAAGCTGCTTATAAAACAGAGTGCCAATGCTTGTGGAAACAAAGCTAGTGTAAGGAAATACGTTAGGGATTGTTTTGAAAGGATAGATAAAAAAACCTTTATTGATATTATGACAGATTTAATTGGGTGTCTTCACTATGATCCGGAATTTAAGTTTAAAAGACCCATGCTATTGCTTTGTGGTTCAGATGATAAAACTGGCAACATAAAAAAAATTGCTGAGGCGTGGGCAAAAGGTGATAGTAATTGTACATTCTATTTTATTGACAATGCTGGGCATAACTCAAATCAAGATAATCCAGAGATGGTTAATAAGTTGATTATTGACTTTATAAATAATTAG
- a CDS encoding M28 family metallopeptidase, translating into MSISSQREFELLKKIGFVRTSGSQEELKAANILLQEISSIGCEGHLEDFKVPTSNIKKVSLKVVEPYEKEYEVTPYNCSISTPEGGITTDFVYIEDGLDANLVDLKGKFVLINMGPNPKLYKKLMKAGIAGYITMSGTARDEEDKTDITIARMREKNTQYGKVTALNIRMKDGFHMVQNKASKVKVELITEDIELTSHNVVVTLEGTKYPDEIISFGAHYDSVPFSTGVYDNGAGSVIIMELLKHFKENPPMRTLKFVWYGSEEVGLLGSKAYLKAHEEELKKHLLMINVDVAGSILGREMALVTAEQSLIDYIDHMAKIKGYPLKVEQSIYSSDSTAFADAGIPSLTFCRFAPQGGAFIHTRHDVMDFLSAEALEKTTIITKDFSESVVNSVVFPIERKIPENMKKKLDEYFGKDTEKEDSSEKK; encoded by the coding sequence ATGTCAATAAGTAGCCAAAGAGAATTCGAACTTTTGAAAAAGATTGGTTTTGTAAGAACCAGCGGTTCACAAGAAGAGCTGAAAGCAGCAAATATTCTTCTACAAGAAATATCTTCTATAGGTTGTGAGGGGCACTTAGAAGATTTTAAAGTTCCTACTTCTAACATAAAAAAAGTTTCACTAAAGGTAGTTGAGCCTTATGAAAAAGAATATGAAGTCACACCTTACAATTGCTCAATTAGCACACCTGAAGGTGGAATAACTACAGACTTTGTATACATAGAAGATGGATTAGATGCAAACTTAGTTGACCTTAAAGGAAAATTTGTACTTATAAACATGGGTCCAAACCCTAAGCTTTACAAAAAACTTATGAAAGCTGGCATAGCCGGTTACATTACCATGAGTGGTACTGCTAGAGATGAGGAAGATAAAACTGATATTACTATAGCTAGAATGCGTGAAAAGAATACTCAATATGGCAAGGTAACTGCTTTAAATATCCGTATGAAAGATGGCTTCCACATGGTTCAGAACAAAGCTTCTAAGGTTAAAGTAGAATTAATTACTGAGGATATAGAACTTACTTCTCATAATGTAGTGGTAACCTTAGAAGGTACTAAGTATCCTGATGAAATAATATCCTTTGGTGCTCACTATGACAGTGTTCCTTTCAGTACAGGGGTATACGACAACGGTGCCGGTTCTGTTATAATAATGGAACTTCTTAAACATTTTAAAGAAAATCCACCAATGAGAACTTTAAAGTTCGTATGGTACGGCTCTGAGGAGGTTGGACTTCTTGGAAGTAAAGCTTACTTAAAAGCTCATGAAGAAGAACTTAAAAAGCATCTTCTGATGATTAATGTGGATGTGGCGGGCTCTATTCTTGGAAGAGAGATGGCTTTAGTCACTGCTGAGCAAAGCTTGATTGATTATATTGATCACATGGCTAAAATTAAAGGTTATCCACTTAAGGTAGAACAAAGCATTTACTCCAGTGATTCCACAGCCTTTGCTGATGCAGGTATTCCATCCCTTACCTTCTGTCGTTTTGCACCTCAAGGGGGAGCCTTTATCCACACAAGGCACGATGTTATGGACTTCTTAAGTGCTGAGGCTTTAGAAAAAACCACTATAATAACTAAAGATTTCAGTGAATCAGTGGTAAACTCAGTGGTATTCCCAATTGAAAGAAAGATTCCAGAAAACATGAAAAAGAAGTTAGATGAATACTTTGGTAAAGACACTGAAAAAGAGGACTCATCTGAAAAGAAATAA
- the rsmH gene encoding 16S rRNA (cytosine(1402)-N(4))-methyltransferase RsmH, with product MNSDNSTLDVNVPKHQRRPRYKGTHPKNYKEKYKELNPEKYADDIAKIIQKGNTPAGMHISICVKEILDFLQIRPGQTGLDATLGYGGHTLEMLKCLDSKGRLYALDVDPIELPRTKERLERFGYGPEILEIKQMNFSKIDEVTSEPESINFVLADLGVSSMQIDNPERGFTFKAEGPLDLRLNPNMGISAAELLKDMTLFEIEDMLIDNADEPHAAVIARAILSSIKKGIDITTTTQLRNIIKDALKYVPRIKEEDVKKSCQRTFQALRINVNKEFEVLDEFLEKLPSVLAKGGRVAILTFHSGEDRRVKKSFQHFFREGIYSEIAPEPIRPSAEECHVNSRARSAKLRWAIKA from the coding sequence ATGAATTCAGATAACAGCACTTTGGATGTGAATGTGCCCAAACATCAAAGGCGGCCTCGATATAAAGGCACTCACCCTAAGAATTATAAAGAAAAATACAAGGAACTGAATCCGGAAAAATATGCCGATGATATTGCTAAGATTATTCAAAAGGGTAATACCCCTGCAGGCATGCATATTTCCATTTGTGTAAAAGAAATATTGGACTTTCTACAAATTAGACCTGGCCAAACCGGTTTAGATGCAACACTAGGTTATGGCGGTCATACTTTAGAAATGCTTAAATGTTTAGATTCCAAAGGACGCTTGTATGCACTGGATGTAGATCCTATTGAATTGCCGCGAACCAAAGAACGTTTAGAACGGTTTGGTTATGGTCCTGAAATTTTAGAGATTAAGCAAATGAATTTTTCTAAAATAGATGAAGTCACCTCCGAACCTGAATCCATTAATTTTGTGTTGGCAGATTTAGGTGTTTCTTCTATGCAAATAGACAATCCTGAAAGAGGATTTACCTTTAAGGCTGAAGGTCCATTGGACTTAAGACTTAATCCGAATATGGGTATCTCTGCAGCGGAGCTTTTAAAAGACATGACACTATTTGAAATAGAAGATATGCTCATAGACAACGCTGACGAGCCTCATGCAGCGGTAATCGCTCGTGCTATTTTGTCCAGCATAAAAAAAGGAATTGATATAACCACAACAACACAGCTCAGAAACATAATTAAAGATGCTCTGAAATATGTGCCAAGAATCAAAGAGGAAGATGTTAAAAAATCCTGTCAGCGAACCTTTCAAGCCTTGCGAATTAATGTAAATAAAGAGTTTGAAGTGCTAGATGAGTTTTTAGAGAAGCTTCCTAGTGTTCTTGCTAAGGGTGGCCGTGTTGCCATACTTACCTTCCACTCTGGAGAAGATCGTCGAGTTAAAAAGTCTTTCCAACACTTCTTCCGTGAAGGCATTTATTCTGAAATAGCACCAGAACCTATTCGTCCATCAGCAGAAGAATGCCATGTAAATAGTCGTGCACGTTCTGCTAAATTGCGTTGGGCGATTAAAGCATAA
- a CDS encoding phytoene desaturase family protein, with the protein MKKTVLIIGSGIGGLSTAVRLLSKGYDVKIYEKEKTIGGRTNQLVHRPFTFDLTASILMNRDIYEEVFCDANLDYKNYIEFIKVDPIYRSFYSDGTFYDFTRDLVSLIKNLESISTEAAIGYMKFLSEVYERYTIANDHFLQHSFERPLDFFKISSIVNALKTKAFSTSHQLISEYVKDEKLQKFLYYQSLYVGISPYEGPSIYTLVPVVSQLYGLWHLKGGMYSYVKALEKVIYQLGGVIETNYAVDEIIISGHKAVGIKSKEKADVFGDIVISNADFPYTMDTLIKSDIQKGKYTASKLDDLKYTCSTFIIYLGLRKKYPQLSVHNLYLNEDFKENIDDAFTGHLPTNPSFYIYCPTKVDDSMAENDGECISIVVRVPNLFFRNITWNEDTVKFMRNKTISALKNIPGLEDIEENIAYENYLTPQNLKDSFNSYGGTAFGLSPTLTQTNYFRPHLKSDNVKNLYFVGSSVHPGPGVSIVLLSSKLVVQEILKDDSL; encoded by the coding sequence ATGAAAAAAACAGTATTAATTATAGGTTCAGGAATAGGCGGTTTGTCTACAGCTGTAAGATTACTTAGCAAAGGCTATGATGTGAAAATTTATGAAAAAGAAAAAACTATAGGCGGCAGAACAAATCAATTAGTCCACCGCCCATTCACTTTTGATTTAACTGCTTCAATTTTAATGAATCGAGATATCTATGAAGAAGTTTTTTGTGATGCTAACCTAGATTATAAGAATTATATAGAATTTATCAAAGTTGATCCAATATATCGCAGCTTTTATTCGGACGGAACTTTTTATGATTTTACTAGAGATTTAGTGTCCTTAATAAAAAACCTAGAGTCTATTTCAACAGAGGCTGCTATCGGGTATATGAAATTTTTGTCAGAGGTATATGAAAGGTATACCATTGCTAACGATCACTTTTTACAGCATTCCTTTGAAAGGCCTCTAGACTTTTTTAAGATTTCATCCATAGTAAATGCACTAAAAACTAAAGCGTTTTCTACCTCCCACCAATTAATTTCAGAATATGTTAAGGATGAGAAGCTGCAAAAGTTTTTGTACTATCAATCATTATATGTTGGAATATCTCCCTATGAAGGACCAAGTATTTATACACTAGTTCCTGTAGTATCTCAGCTATATGGTCTTTGGCATTTAAAGGGCGGAATGTACTCCTATGTGAAAGCTTTGGAAAAGGTTATTTATCAGCTAGGAGGAGTAATTGAAACAAATTATGCAGTAGATGAAATTATAATTTCTGGCCACAAAGCTGTTGGTATAAAATCTAAAGAAAAGGCAGATGTTTTTGGTGATATAGTTATAAGCAATGCAGACTTTCCTTATACTATGGATACTTTAATAAAAAGCGATATTCAAAAAGGAAAATATACAGCTAGCAAGTTAGACGACCTAAAATACACCTGCTCCACCTTTATTATTTATTTAGGTTTAAGAAAAAAATATCCTCAGCTTTCTGTACATAATCTATACTTGAATGAGGACTTTAAAGAAAATATTGATGATGCTTTTACTGGTCATTTACCTACGAATCCTTCCTTCTATATCTATTGCCCTACTAAAGTGGACGACAGCATGGCAGAAAATGATGGTGAATGTATAAGCATAGTAGTTAGGGTTCCAAATTTATTTTTCAGAAATATAACTTGGAATGAAGATACAGTGAAGTTTATGAGAAACAAAACTATATCAGCCCTTAAGAACATTCCAGGTTTAGAAGACATTGAGGAAAATATTGCTTACGAAAACTACCTCACGCCTCAGAATTTAAAGGATAGCTTTAACTCTTATGGAGGCACTGCCTTTGGATTAAGTCCAACCTTAACCCAAACCAATTACTTTCGCCCTCACTTGAAATCAGACAATGTGAAAAATCTATATTTTGTGGGTAGTTCTGTTCATCCTGGACCTGGTGTTTCAATTGTGCTGCTTTCAAGCAAGCTTGTGGTTCAGGAAATATTGAAGGATGATTCCTTATAA
- a CDS encoding winged helix-turn-helix transcriptional regulator, protein MKKEKILSTLEEIKVISDPFRFKILVLFNRDSDALTVKQMSVKLNEVPSKVHYHVKELERIGILEIVETKEKGGIMEKYYLPTAEVFKIKKDIGIQDEPEYKQVSENIILTMHEDFTEAMNQKNNDGMRQLNYGMTYLTDEEAEKLGELIAEFMKDKNVRENTKPYMFGYALFRK, encoded by the coding sequence ATGAAAAAAGAAAAAATCTTGAGTACTTTAGAAGAAATAAAAGTTATATCTGATCCCTTTAGATTTAAAATATTAGTTTTATTCAATCGTGACAGTGATGCCCTAACAGTTAAGCAAATGTCAGTAAAACTTAATGAAGTACCCTCAAAGGTTCACTATCATGTAAAAGAATTGGAAAGGATAGGAATACTGGAAATTGTTGAAACAAAAGAAAAAGGGGGGATAATGGAGAAATATTATCTTCCTACAGCTGAAGTATTTAAGATTAAAAAGGATATAGGCATACAAGATGAACCTGAATACAAGCAGGTTAGTGAAAACATTATATTAACCATGCATGAGGATTTTACTGAAGCAATGAATCAAAAGAATAATGATGGTATGAGACAGTTAAATTATGGAATGACTTATTTGACTGATGAAGAGGCTGAAAAGCTTGGAGAACTTATTGCTGAATTTATGAAAGATAAGAATGTTAGAGAAAATACTAAGCCATATATGTTTGGATATGCATTATTCCGCAAGTAA
- a CDS encoding MFS transporter, with the protein MEISVDVEKKNGFRVLKNYPDFLKVWLGQTISRFGDALDGIAFMWLMYKLTGSTLLMGSVMAVSAMPSLFGMAAGVFVDRMDKKKVMVIMDLLRGVSTAGIAVLFITDNLQVWLLFAFSFFNSICEVFSSPARSSAMQVLVKKEHYLPANSLGQASRAIAEILGMGIAAAVIGLWGVGIAILIDASTFLISAFTAAIANIEKVVSSSDKLDIPKFFKELFEGLTVIRSNLMIFINMILGSAINILLAPFNVLMPIYSDKILNSGEKGYSSMGIGIMVGTVLGSLLVGQIAHKFKKSTVIITGFLVFASNILALGLVSNMLLAVVFSTFMGVCLPLITATGMSVIQAYTPKEKMGRVTSTSQTIGLIGMPLGFAASGIIGESLNVQYTFIAIGVIMIIICIIPMFNKEFMSY; encoded by the coding sequence ATGGAAATCAGTGTTGATGTTGAAAAGAAGAATGGCTTTAGAGTTTTAAAAAATTATCCCGATTTTCTTAAGGTATGGTTGGGGCAAACCATATCCAGGTTTGGGGATGCACTTGATGGCATTGCCTTTATGTGGCTTATGTATAAGCTTACCGGGTCAACGCTTTTAATGGGGTCAGTAATGGCAGTTAGTGCAATGCCTTCTCTCTTTGGAATGGCGGCGGGGGTTTTTGTAGATCGTATGGACAAAAAAAAGGTTATGGTAATTATGGATTTACTTCGAGGAGTGTCCACCGCAGGTATTGCTGTATTATTTATAACTGATAACTTACAAGTATGGCTGCTTTTTGCTTTTTCATTTTTTAATTCGATATGTGAGGTTTTTTCCTCACCAGCTCGTTCAAGTGCAATGCAGGTGTTAGTAAAGAAGGAACACTATTTACCAGCAAATTCCTTAGGGCAAGCCTCAAGAGCAATCGCTGAAATATTAGGCATGGGTATTGCGGCTGCTGTTATTGGATTATGGGGCGTAGGAATAGCTATTTTAATTGATGCATCAACTTTCTTAATATCTGCTTTTACTGCTGCAATAGCTAATATTGAAAAGGTAGTAAGCAGCAGTGATAAGTTGGATATTCCGAAGTTTTTCAAAGAATTATTTGAGGGGTTGACTGTAATTAGATCAAACTTAATGATTTTTATTAATATGATACTTGGCTCAGCCATAAATATTTTACTTGCTCCATTTAACGTGCTTATGCCCATATACTCCGATAAAATTTTAAATTCTGGAGAGAAAGGCTACAGCAGCATGGGAATAGGAATAATGGTAGGTACAGTACTAGGCTCGCTTCTTGTGGGGCAGATTGCGCATAAATTCAAAAAAAGTACAGTGATAATTACAGGTTTCTTAGTGTTTGCTTCGAATATTTTAGCTCTTGGACTTGTTAGTAATATGCTTCTTGCCGTTGTTTTCAGTACTTTTATGGGAGTTTGCCTGCCGCTTATTACTGCTACAGGTATGTCTGTGATACAGGCTTATACCCCAAAGGAAAAAATGGGAAGAGTTACTTCAACCAGTCAGACAATTGGGTTAATAGGAATGCCATTAGGTTTTGCGGCATCGGGTATAATAGGCGAAAGTCTCAATGTACAATATACTTTTATAGCTATTGGAGTAATCATGATAATTATCTGCATTATACCAATGTTTAATAAAGAGTTCATGAGTTATTAA
- a CDS encoding CD3324 family protein — MKYKNASNVLPEHLLREIQQYVQGEYLYIPAQQSCCKKWGEKSGIRNILSHRNSEIIDKYKQGCKMIDLADEYCLSIHSIKQIIYKK, encoded by the coding sequence ATGAAATATAAAAATGCGAGCAATGTATTACCTGAACATCTACTTCGTGAAATACAGCAATATGTTCAAGGAGAATATCTATATATACCTGCACAACAATCGTGTTGTAAAAAGTGGGGAGAAAAGTCTGGAATTCGTAATATTTTATCTCATAGAAATAGTGAAATTATAGATAAGTACAAACAAGGCTGCAAGATGATAGATTTAGCAGATGAATATTGTCTTTCTATCCATTCAATAAAGCAAATAATTTATAAAAAATGA
- a CDS encoding class I SAM-dependent methyltransferase, which translates to MKQNKYDDKTFFDKYSNMNRSKNGLEGAGEWNELKKMLPNFAGKRVLDLGCGFGWHCRFAIENGAELAVGVDISSKMLKEARNKTKSENIQYICMPIEDLDFTDNSFDVIISSLALHYIQSFEHVLSKISKWISKGGEFVFSVEHPIFTAQGPQDWHYDDKGNILHWPVDHYFTEGVRKANFLGEEVIKYHRTLTTYVNNLIKAGFEITGVVEPKPEENLLHTVPGMLDEIRRPMMLIVSAAKK; encoded by the coding sequence ATGAAACAAAACAAATATGATGACAAAACCTTTTTTGATAAGTACAGTAATATGAATCGTTCAAAAAATGGACTTGAAGGTGCTGGAGAGTGGAACGAACTAAAAAAAATGCTGCCAAACTTTGCAGGTAAAAGAGTATTAGACTTAGGCTGTGGTTTTGGATGGCATTGCAGATTTGCTATAGAAAATGGTGCAGAGCTAGCCGTTGGAGTAGATATTTCATCAAAGATGTTAAAGGAAGCAAGGAACAAAACAAAATCAGAAAATATACAGTATATATGTATGCCCATAGAGGATCTTGATTTTACTGACAATTCCTTTGATGTTATTATCAGTTCATTGGCTCTTCACTACATTCAATCATTTGAGCATGTTTTAAGCAAAATTAGCAAGTGGATTTCAAAGGGTGGAGAATTTGTTTTCTCTGTGGAACATCCAATTTTTACTGCACAAGGACCGCAGGATTGGCACTATGATGACAAAGGTAATATCTTACATTGGCCAGTTGACCATTATTTTACGGAAGGTGTTCGTAAGGCAAATTTTTTAGGGGAAGAAGTCATAAAATATCATAGAACTCTGACAACCTACGTGAACAACCTTATAAAAGCAGGATTTGAAATAACAGGAGTTGTTGAACCAAAGCCAGAAGAAAATTTGCTGCATACAGTTCCTGGAATGTTGGATGAAATACGCAGACCGATGATGCTTATTGTGTCAGCAGCAAAAAAGTAA
- a CDS encoding glycoside hydrolase family 172 protein, with the protein MNLVSGASSISQVRAGKTKRVSSYDRSGGNKDFYTLLPHSKIEICNIKGSGYIRHIWMTMTPNGPFDIQFLPRKIIVRMFWDNESSPSVEVPIGDFFGMGHGITKNYTSAFLMMSPEDGKAFNCFFPMPFASGARIEIESEAENEVKFYFYVNYEEHDAIPEDELRFHAKWSRQCPTDGISDKDIDNAEYEFGGKNTTGEGNYVILEAEGKGHYVGCNFNVHNLRATREWNWYGEGDDMIFIDGEHWPPSLHGTGTEDYFNTAWCPQQEVCTPYHGIILGGGPNWGGKISTYRYHILDPIIFEKSIKVTIEHGHNNHRCDDISSTAYWYQTEPHKEFERILPLKDRLPVPDILPFNDDTINKVFSHANP; encoded by the coding sequence ATGAATTTAGTTAGCGGTGCTAGCAGCATAAGTCAAGTAAGAGCTGGAAAAACTAAAAGAGTTTCAAGCTATGATAGATCCGGAGGTAATAAAGATTTTTACACTCTCCTTCCACATAGCAAAATTGAGATTTGCAATATTAAAGGCAGTGGTTATATAAGACACATATGGATGACTATGACTCCAAATGGTCCTTTTGATATTCAGTTCTTACCTCGAAAAATTATTGTAAGAATGTTTTGGGATAATGAAAGTAGTCCAAGCGTTGAAGTTCCTATTGGAGACTTTTTCGGAATGGGACATGGTATTACAAAAAATTATACTTCTGCTTTTCTTATGATGAGTCCTGAAGATGGAAAAGCCTTTAACTGCTTCTTCCCAATGCCGTTTGCCAGCGGTGCAAGAATTGAGATAGAAAGCGAAGCAGAAAACGAGGTTAAGTTTTATTTTTATGTAAACTATGAAGAGCATGATGCTATTCCGGAAGATGAATTAAGATTTCATGCTAAGTGGAGCAGGCAATGTCCAACAGATGGAATTTCAGATAAGGATATAGACAACGCTGAATACGAATTTGGCGGCAAAAACACTACCGGAGAAGGTAATTACGTTATACTTGAGGCTGAAGGAAAAGGACACTATGTAGGCTGCAACTTCAACGTGCATAACTTAAGGGCTACGAGAGAATGGAACTGGTATGGCGAGGGAGACGACATGATATTCATAGACGGAGAACACTGGCCGCCATCTCTTCACGGTACTGGAACAGAAGACTACTTTAATACAGCTTGGTGCCCTCAACAGGAAGTATGTACTCCTTACCATGGTATAATACTTGGAGGAGGTCCAAACTGGGGTGGAAAAATATCAACCTACAGATATCATATTTTAGACCCAATAATTTTTGAAAAGAGCATAAAAGTTACAATAGAGCATGGACATAATAACCATCGCTGTGATGATATTTCTTCCACAGCGTACTGGTATCAAACAGAACCGCATAAGGAATTTGAAAGGATATTGCCGCTTAAGGACAGACTGCCGGTGCCTGATATTTTACCTTTTAATGATGATACTATTAACAAAGTGTTTAGTCATGCAAATCCATAA
- a CDS encoding LacI family DNA-binding transcriptional regulator, whose protein sequence is MSSIYEIAKKVGFSPSTVARALNGKGYVDERKREIILNAAKELNYAPSYAAKILKTKRTEKIIFAIPDICNPFYFDMINGANSVLEQYGYLMVLFYTKHNLNEELKVIQHLKEKYADGMIMVSFNFCHENIESINSSEAPVVLTNKYDSVDSDDKFDYVYVDTYLGIKMATEHLLKQGHQRIAYVGGDMKEQTGSERFMGYRDAILDAGLKLESKYIFESNYTESGGYLCGKEILCLEQRPTAVVASNDLMAIGIINACDEAQVKIPDDIAIIGMDNTDIATRVSPKLSSVAMLQEEIGRNAAQILMDRLNGDVGEKKRVKLFPRLVIRQSSVRQE, encoded by the coding sequence ATGAGTAGTATTTATGAAATAGCGAAGAAAGTAGGATTCTCTCCTTCGACAGTAGCTAGAGCATTAAACGGAAAAGGTTACGTTGATGAACGCAAAAGAGAAATAATACTTAATGCAGCCAAGGAGCTTAACTATGCGCCATCATACGCTGCAAAAATACTTAAGACTAAAAGAACAGAAAAGATTATCTTTGCAATTCCAGATATCTGCAACCCATTCTATTTTGACATGATAAACGGAGCTAACAGTGTACTTGAACAGTACGGGTATTTAATGGTGTTGTTTTATACAAAACATAATCTAAATGAAGAGTTAAAAGTAATACAACACCTTAAGGAAAAATATGCAGATGGAATGATTATGGTATCCTTTAACTTTTGTCATGAAAATATTGAATCCATAAATTCTTCTGAAGCTCCGGTTGTATTAACCAATAAGTATGATTCAGTCGACTCTGATGACAAGTTTGATTATGTGTATGTGGATACTTATTTAGGTATAAAGATGGCAACAGAACATCTTTTAAAGCAAGGACATCAAAGAATAGCATATGTTGGCGGAGACATGAAAGAGCAAACAGGAAGCGAGAGATTCATGGGCTATAGAGACGCTATTTTAGATGCTGGTCTAAAGCTTGAGAGCAAGTATATTTTTGAATCCAACTATACTGAAAGCGGAGGATACCTTTGCGGCAAGGAAATATTATGCTTGGAACAAAGGCCTACTGCTGTTGTGGCATCCAACGACCTTATGGCAATCGGAATTATAAATGCCTGTGATGAAGCACAGGTGAAAATACCTGATGATATAGCAATAATAGGAATGGATAATACTGATATTGCCACAAGAGTTTCACCTAAGCTTTCTTCTGTAGCTATGCTGCAGGAGGAAATAGGAAGAAATGCCGCGCAAATATTAATGGACAGATTAAATGGCGATGTTGGAGAAAAGAAGAGGGTTAAACTTTTCCCTAGACTAGTTATAAGGCAGTCAAGTGTAAGGCAGGAATAA